Proteins from a genomic interval of Candidatus Borkfalkia ceftriaxoniphila:
- a CDS encoding substrate-binding domain-containing protein: MKKFFKRVLCAVFAMALVGALVVGMVGCGEAKQTIAVVAKGETHAFWQSVKNGAQAAGEKYGYAITFRGPTAESEEHVNTQREMVTQALNNKNTKALVLATIGLGFKDELVSAFDKGIPVVEFDSGLYSNGADITKDKDPTVSSVASDNYAAAGVAAENLYKTIKPEIEKATASDKYYVWIIQHDSSATGVDRAKGFEDKIKELVEKDNLSDRFQTKIDVKANNTGEYKGSLQAAQTEGADAIFMCNEGVVNECYPEVADNVAKYKDMVFCGFDAGTNQIEWIKGKVAGAAKLVGSVAQDSYQIGYQAVEQAVFAVEKKNVTKEVGIPGTWYDSTNIDEMIAKNIVYEG; encoded by the coding sequence ATGAAGAAATTTTTCAAAAGGGTGTTGTGCGCTGTCTTCGCTATGGCATTGGTCGGCGCGCTGGTAGTAGGAATGGTCGGCTGCGGCGAAGCAAAGCAAACCATCGCTGTCGTTGCGAAAGGCGAAACGCACGCTTTCTGGCAGAGCGTAAAGAACGGTGCGCAAGCCGCAGGCGAAAAATACGGTTATGCGATCACATTCCGCGGGCCTACGGCAGAGTCGGAAGAGCATGTAAACACTCAGCGTGAAATGGTCACGCAAGCGCTCAATAACAAGAATACCAAAGCTTTGGTATTGGCGACGATCGGGCTGGGATTCAAAGACGAATTGGTATCGGCTTTCGATAAAGGAATCCCCGTTGTTGAATTCGACAGCGGTCTGTACAGCAACGGAGCAGATATTACAAAGGATAAAGATCCCACAGTTTCGTCGGTTGCCTCCGATAACTATGCTGCGGCTGGCGTAGCGGCAGAAAATTTATACAAGACAATCAAACCCGAAATTGAAAAAGCCACCGCTTCCGATAAGTATTATGTTTGGATAATTCAGCACGATAGTTCGGCGACTGGCGTAGACAGAGCAAAAGGTTTCGAAGACAAGATTAAAGAATTGGTCGAAAAAGATAACTTATCTGATCGTTTCCAGACAAAAATTGACGTAAAAGCAAACAATACAGGCGAGTATAAAGGCTCTTTACAAGCAGCACAGACCGAAGGCGCCGATGCGATATTTATGTGCAATGAAGGCGTTGTGAACGAGTGCTATCCCGAAGTTGCCGACAACGTTGCAAAATACAAAGATATGGTTTTCTGCGGATTTGATGCGGGTACCAACCAAATAGAATGGATCAAAGGAAAAGTTGCAGGTGCGGCTAAATTGGTCGGCTCCGTGGCGCAGGATTCATACCAGATCGGTTATCAAGCAGTTGAACAGGCTGTGTTCGCAGTCGAAAAGAAAAATGTTACAAAAGAAGTCGGTATCCCCGGAACTTGGTATGATTCGACGAATATTGATGAAATGATTGCGAAAAACATCGTGTACGAAGGTTAA
- a CDS encoding RbsD/FucU family protein: MLKGVPKILSPELLKILSEMGHGDEIVIADGNFPSENYGNRVVRADGHGGAEILDAVLSMIPLDTYADCNFMLMQVVPGDRVKPTIWEDYKKIANEKDGHVKLGSLERFAFYERAKQAYAVIATGESAIYANIILKKGVIQ; encoded by the coding sequence ATGTTGAAAGGCGTTCCGAAAATTTTATCGCCGGAGTTGTTGAAAATTTTGTCAGAGATGGGACACGGCGACGAAATCGTCATTGCAGATGGGAATTTTCCTTCCGAAAACTACGGAAACAGAGTTGTGAGAGCAGACGGGCATGGCGGGGCGGAGATCCTCGATGCCGTTTTGAGCATGATCCCGCTCGACACTTATGCGGATTGCAATTTCATGCTCATGCAGGTCGTGCCGGGAGATAGGGTAAAACCGACGATCTGGGAAGATTATAAAAAGATCGCGAACGAAAAAGACGGTCACGTAAAATTGGGCAGTTTAGAGCGGTTCGCGTTTTATGAAAGGGCAAAACAAGCGTATGCCGTCATCGCGACGGGCGAAAGCGCTATTTATGCAAATATAATTTTAAAAAAAGGAGTGATTCAGTAA
- a CDS encoding L-fucose isomerase: MKPKIGIRPTIDGRWFGIRESLEEQTMNMAKNAKKLIEENVFYSDGTPAQVVISECTIGGGAEAARCADQFSKENVTATLTVTPCWCYGSETMDLDPLTTKAVWGFNGTERPGAVYLAAVMAAHAQRGLPAFAIYGQDVQDADMTGITPDVEEKIIRFARCALAVGQMRNKAYVNIGSIAMGIGGSFCDANALQKYFGIRAEWVDMSEILRRMDLGIYDKKEYEKELKWIKANCKEGKDWNGEAFGFKDFTKEEREAQWEFVAKMTLIVKDIMLGNPKLDEIGWHEEALGRNAILGGFQGQRMWTDYKPNGDFTEAILNSTFDWNGKREPITLATENDGCNGLAMLFGKLLTGRTSIFADVRTFWSPAAVERVTGWKPEGLAENGFMHLINSGAAALDGTGASKDENGNSVMKEWWNVTEKDIDAMLAATEFSSANRGYFRGGGYSSSFSTQGEMPVTMVRINLVDGIGYVMQLAEGWTVELPEQVNHKLLYRTDRTWPSTWFVPRLNDTNAFSSVYNVMANWGANHGAFVYGHVGKDLITLASMLRIPVSLHNVAEKDIYRPHAWSAFGTKDAEGADFRACAHYRELYK; encoded by the coding sequence ATGAAACCGAAGATCGGAATTCGGCCGACCATTGACGGAAGATGGTTCGGTATCCGCGAAAGTCTGGAAGAACAGACCATGAATATGGCAAAAAATGCAAAGAAACTGATAGAAGAAAACGTCTTTTATTCGGACGGAACGCCCGCGCAGGTCGTCATCAGCGAATGCACGATCGGCGGAGGCGCCGAGGCTGCGCGCTGCGCCGATCAGTTTTCCAAAGAAAACGTGACCGCGACTCTGACGGTGACGCCTTGCTGGTGCTACGGCAGCGAAACAATGGATTTGGACCCGCTTACGACGAAAGCGGTTTGGGGATTCAACGGCACGGAGCGCCCCGGCGCCGTATATTTAGCGGCGGTCATGGCCGCGCATGCGCAGAGGGGACTTCCCGCATTCGCGATCTACGGACAGGACGTACAGGACGCCGACATGACGGGCATTACACCCGACGTGGAGGAGAAGATCATCCGCTTTGCCCGCTGCGCGCTCGCCGTCGGACAGATGCGCAATAAGGCGTACGTGAATATCGGTTCCATCGCTATGGGGATCGGCGGCAGTTTCTGCGATGCGAACGCATTGCAAAAATATTTCGGGATCCGCGCCGAGTGGGTGGATATGAGCGAGATCCTGCGCCGCATGGATCTGGGGATCTACGATAAAAAAGAATACGAAAAAGAACTGAAATGGATCAAAGCAAACTGCAAAGAGGGTAAGGATTGGAACGGCGAGGCATTCGGTTTCAAAGACTTTACCAAAGAAGAGCGCGAGGCGCAGTGGGAATTTGTCGCGAAAATGACGCTCATCGTCAAAGACATCATGCTTGGCAATCCCAAATTGGACGAGATCGGCTGGCATGAAGAGGCGCTCGGCAGAAACGCGATCCTGGGCGGTTTCCAGGGGCAGCGGATGTGGACGGATTATAAGCCCAACGGCGACTTTACCGAGGCGATTTTGAACAGCACGTTCGACTGGAACGGAAAGCGCGAACCGATCACGCTGGCGACGGAAAACGACGGCTGCAACGGTCTTGCGATGCTCTTCGGGAAATTATTGACGGGCCGCACCTCGATCTTTGCGGACGTGAGGACGTTTTGGAGCCCCGCCGCCGTCGAGCGCGTTACGGGTTGGAAACCCGAGGGACTTGCGGAAAACGGGTTTATGCACCTTATCAACAGCGGCGCCGCCGCCCTTGACGGTACGGGCGCAAGTAAAGATGAAAACGGAAATTCCGTCATGAAAGAGTGGTGGAACGTGACCGAGAAAGATATCGACGCGATGCTCGCGGCAACCGAGTTTTCCAGTGCGAACCGCGGTTACTTCCGCGGAGGCGGCTATTCTTCTTCCTTCTCGACGCAGGGGGAAATGCCCGTCACGATGGTACGAATCAATCTTGTGGACGGTATCGGCTACGTGATGCAACTCGCGGAAGGCTGGACGGTGGAACTTCCCGAACAGGTCAATCATAAACTCTTGTACCGTACGGACAGAACGTGGCCTTCTACCTGGTTCGTGCCTCGTCTTAACGATACGAACGCTTTTTCCAGCGTCTACAACGTCATGGCGAACTGGGGCGCAAATCACGGCGCGTTCGTCTACGGTCATGTGGGGAAAGACCTGATCACGCTCGCCAGTATGCTGCGCATCCCCGTATCTCTTCATAACGTAGCGGAAAAGGACATCTACCGTCCGCACGCTTGGAGCGCGTTCGGTACCAAAGATGCGGAAGGGGCGGATTTCAGAGCCTGCGCTCACTATAGGGAACTGTATAAGTAA
- a CDS encoding ZIP family metal transporter gives MEWFSSLQPWLQSLLATIFTYGMTAAGAALVFFSKKFNQRVLTVMMGLAGGIMIAASFFSLLMPAIENCESTGRSPAPILTIGFLAGGAFIVVSDIVMNRMNTFKNARSKSGFLLTAAVTLHNIPEGLAVGVAFGSVVAGTQSSLIAAVMLAVGIGIQNFPEGLCISLPLRNQGMSIGKAFFIGQMSGAVEIVAGIIGVFAVAAVSALLPWALAFSAGAMIAVVCSELIPASFAESKSSASIGVMLGFALMMFLDVFLG, from the coding sequence TTGGAGTGGTTTTCATCTTTACAACCCTGGCTGCAATCGCTGCTGGCAACGATCTTTACATACGGCATGACGGCGGCAGGCGCCGCGCTCGTATTCTTTTCTAAAAAATTCAATCAAAGAGTTTTAACGGTTATGATGGGACTTGCGGGCGGCATTATGATCGCCGCAAGTTTTTTTTCTCTTCTGATGCCTGCGATAGAAAATTGTGAAAGCACGGGACGCAGTCCCGCGCCCATACTGACCATCGGTTTTTTGGCGGGCGGCGCTTTCATCGTGGTATCGGATATCGTAATGAATCGTATGAACACTTTTAAAAACGCGCGGAGCAAGAGCGGCTTTCTATTGACCGCCGCCGTGACTCTGCATAATATTCCCGAAGGGCTCGCCGTGGGCGTGGCGTTCGGCTCGGTCGTCGCGGGCACGCAGTCCTCGCTGATTGCGGCAGTCATGCTCGCTGTCGGCATCGGAATTCAAAATTTCCCCGAAGGGCTGTGCATTTCGCTGCCGCTGAGAAATCAGGGCATGTCGATCGGAAAAGCCTTTTTTATCGGTCAGATGTCGGGCGCGGTCGAGATCGTGGCGGGCATTATCGGCGTATTTGCGGTAGCCGCCGTTTCCGCGCTGCTGCCCTGGGCGCTTGCTTTTTCCGCGGGGGCAATGATCGCCGTCGTCTGTTCCGAACTGATTCCCGCAAGTTTTGCCGAATCGAAATCTTCGGCTTCCATCGGCGTGATGCTCGGTTTTGCGCTCATGATGTTTTTGGACGTGTTTTTGGGCTGA
- a CDS encoding SDR family NAD(P)-dependent oxidoreductase, with the protein MEQKKKTVKAEQTETSFREALKEKFPESESERKLAVIVGASSGIGYETAIKLIGRNYRIVNISRTTCRLEQVANYLADVSEADDMEKGILEIGAAMKNIDALVYCAGFSMAAPIEKAESEDVRYLFEVNFFGALRAIQAAVPFMKENGGRIVLVSSMGGILPIAFDCFYSCSKAALNMLAKSANSELGEFNIRATAVLPGGTATTFTFKRKVYGAAACGEYASRVEQAASSLADMEQDGMSAGEVAKVIVGCLENKNPPVVVHCGAMNKMYAAAERILPNKATLYLNDRKYFS; encoded by the coding sequence ATGGAACAGAAAAAAAAGACCGTCAAAGCAGAACAGACCGAAACTTCCTTTCGGGAAGCGTTAAAGGAAAAGTTTCCCGAATCCGAAAGCGAACGAAAACTCGCCGTTATCGTGGGTGCCTCGTCGGGTATAGGATACGAAACGGCAATCAAACTCATCGGCAGAAATTACCGTATCGTCAATATTTCCCGCACGACGTGCCGCCTCGAACAGGTCGCGAATTACCTTGCGGACGTATCCGAGGCCGACGATATGGAAAAGGGGATACTGGAGATCGGCGCTGCTATGAAAAATATCGACGCGCTCGTATACTGCGCGGGATTTTCGATGGCTGCGCCCATTGAAAAGGCTGAATCGGAAGACGTCCGTTATCTCTTCGAAGTCAACTTTTTCGGGGCGCTGCGCGCGATACAGGCGGCCGTTCCCTTTATGAAAGAAAACGGCGGCAGGATCGTTCTCGTAAGTTCGATGGGGGGCATCCTTCCCATTGCGTTTGACTGTTTTTACAGTTGTTCCAAGGCGGCTTTGAATATGCTCGCCAAGAGCGCGAATTCCGAGTTGGGAGAATTCAATATCCGTGCGACGGCGGTCCTTCCCGGCGGCACGGCGACGACTTTTACCTTTAAGAGAAAAGTGTATGGCGCCGCCGCCTGCGGGGAATACGCATCGAGGGTGGAGCAGGCGGCGTCTTCTCTTGCGGATATGGAACAGGACGGCATGAGTGCGGGAGAGGTCGCAAAGGTGATCGTCGGTTGTCTGGAAAACAAGAACCCGCCCGTCGTCGTGCACTGCGGGGCGATGAATAAAATGTATGCGGCCGCAGAGAGAATCTTACCGAATAAAGCGACGCTTTATCTCAATGATCGCAAATATTTTTCCTGA
- the leuS gene encoding leucine--tRNA ligase yields the protein MDMKSVESKWQQRWEKSKENVFNKKNADKKYYVLEMFSYPSGAKLHIGHWYNYGPSDSYARFKKMQGFEVFQPMGFDAFGLPAENYAIKTKIHPKDSTEKNIETMEKQLKAIGAMFDWSAEVKTCDEDYYKWTQWMFLKLYENGLAYRKEAPVNWCPDCNTVLANEQVVDGCCERCNSPVVRKNLTQWFFKITDYAEELLQGLDTVDWPEKTKLMQKNWIGKSVGCEVQFECESGDKFNVFTTRCDTIFGVSYVVLAPEHPLVKKLVSDEQREAVEAYVAETAKANEIERLSSTREKTGVFIGHYAINPINGKKVPIFAADYVLYSYGTGAVMGVPAHDERDFAFAQKYNLPVTKVIENKAGETVLPFCEDGICVNSLQFDGRFGEDARNEIANYLAKQGKGQKKVNYRLRDWLVSRQRYWGAPIPVVHCPKCGIVPVPYKDLPVKLPYNVEFNPDGKSPLAKSEEFMHVKCPHCGGDAQRDPDTLDTFVCSSWYYLRYPDAHNTKMPFDPEIVNKMLPVDKYVGGAEHACMHLLYARFFTKALRDMGYLNFDEPFKSLVHQGVILGPDGNRMSKSKGNVVSPDEFVNAYGSDVFRMYLMFGFSYTEGGPWNDDGIKSVAKFLDRVERIVLKIRDMKAGKEAPYGADEKELAYAKNYAIKQITKDMENFSFNTAVARLMELVNALFKYDNNQVKNVPLLKETSKDLLLLLAPFAPHFAEELWEQCGFRYSVFDQAFPVCDESALVRDETEYAIQINSKMKTKMMLSKDMSKEDIQHAVMQSDAIRPLLEGKVVKKVIIVPDRLVNLIV from the coding sequence ATGGATATGAAATCCGTCGAAAGCAAATGGCAGCAGCGCTGGGAGAAATCCAAAGAAAATGTTTTCAACAAAAAGAACGCGGATAAAAAATACTACGTTCTGGAAATGTTTTCGTACCCTTCCGGCGCGAAACTGCATATCGGGCACTGGTATAATTACGGCCCGAGCGATAGTTATGCCAGATTCAAGAAAATGCAGGGTTTTGAAGTGTTTCAGCCGATGGGCTTCGACGCGTTCGGGCTGCCTGCCGAAAACTATGCGATCAAGACGAAGATCCATCCCAAAGATTCCACGGAAAAGAATATCGAGACCATGGAAAAACAACTAAAAGCCATCGGCGCCATGTTTGATTGGTCTGCGGAGGTCAAGACCTGCGACGAAGATTATTACAAATGGACGCAGTGGATGTTTTTGAAACTGTATGAAAACGGCCTCGCGTACCGCAAGGAGGCGCCCGTGAACTGGTGCCCCGACTGCAATACCGTGCTCGCCAACGAACAGGTCGTGGACGGCTGCTGCGAACGCTGCAACTCCCCCGTCGTCAGAAAGAATCTTACGCAATGGTTTTTTAAGATCACCGATTATGCGGAAGAACTCTTGCAGGGGCTCGATACCGTCGATTGGCCCGAAAAGACCAAACTGATGCAGAAAAACTGGATCGGCAAATCTGTGGGCTGCGAAGTCCAGTTCGAATGCGAGAGCGGCGACAAGTTCAACGTGTTCACCACCCGCTGCGACACCATATTCGGCGTTTCCTACGTCGTTTTAGCGCCCGAACACCCCCTCGTGAAAAAACTCGTTTCCGACGAACAGAGAGAGGCGGTCGAAGCGTACGTTGCGGAAACCGCAAAGGCGAACGAGATCGAGCGCTTGTCCTCTACCCGCGAAAAGACGGGCGTATTTATCGGACATTACGCGATCAACCCCATCAACGGCAAAAAAGTGCCGATTTTCGCCGCCGATTACGTGCTGTATTCCTACGGTACGGGCGCGGTGATGGGCGTTCCCGCGCACGACGAGAGAGATTTCGCTTTCGCGCAGAAATATAATCTTCCCGTCACAAAAGTCATCGAAAACAAAGCGGGCGAAACGGTGCTCCCCTTCTGCGAGGACGGCATCTGCGTCAACAGCCTGCAATTCGACGGGCGTTTCGGCGAGGACGCGAGAAACGAGATCGCCAATTATCTCGCCAAACAGGGCAAAGGACAGAAAAAAGTCAACTACCGTCTCCGCGACTGGCTGGTTTCCCGGCAACGCTACTGGGGCGCGCCCATTCCCGTCGTGCACTGCCCGAAATGCGGGATCGTGCCCGTGCCCTATAAAGATCTGCCCGTCAAACTTCCCTATAACGTGGAATTTAACCCCGACGGCAAATCGCCGCTTGCAAAGAGCGAAGAATTCATGCACGTCAAATGCCCGCACTGCGGCGGCGACGCGCAGCGGGATCCCGACACCCTGGACACGTTCGTCTGTTCGAGTTGGTATTATCTTCGCTATCCCGACGCGCACAACACAAAGATGCCCTTCGATCCCGAGATCGTCAACAAGATGCTTCCCGTCGATAAGTACGTGGGCGGCGCGGAACACGCCTGCATGCACCTTTTGTACGCCCGCTTCTTTACCAAAGCGCTGCGCGATATGGGTTATCTGAATTTCGATGAGCCTTTCAAATCGCTCGTGCATCAGGGCGTGATCCTCGGTCCCGACGGCAACCGCATGAGCAAATCCAAAGGTAACGTGGTTTCCCCCGACGAGTTCGTGAACGCTTACGGTTCGGACGTTTTCAGAATGTATCTGATGTTCGGCTTTTCCTATACGGAGGGCGGACCATGGAACGACGACGGCATCAAATCGGTCGCAAAATTTCTCGACAGAGTGGAACGCATCGTTTTGAAGATACGCGACATGAAAGCGGGCAAAGAAGCCCCCTACGGCGCCGATGAAAAAGAACTCGCCTACGCGAAGAATTACGCGATCAAACAGATCACCAAAGATATGGAGAATTTCTCCTTTAACACAGCGGTCGCGCGGTTGATGGAACTTGTGAACGCGCTCTTCAAATACGACAACAATCAAGTCAAAAACGTGCCCCTGCTCAAAGAAACTTCCAAAGATCTGTTGCTTTTGCTCGCTCCTTTCGCCCCGCATTTTGCCGAAGAACTTTGGGAACAGTGCGGCTTCAGATATTCAGTATTCGACCAGGCATTCCCCGTATGCGACGAAAGCGCGCTCGTTCGGGACGAAACGGAATACGCCATTCAGATCAACAGCAAAATGAAGACCAAAATGATGCTCTCGAAAGATATGAGCAAAGAAGATATTCAGCACGCGGTGATGCAGAGCGACGCGATACGCCCCCTTTTAGAAGGCAAAGTCGTCAAAAAAGTGATTATCGTGCCCGACAGGTTGGTCAACCTGATCGTATGA
- the thrS gene encoding threonine--tRNA ligase — translation MEITLKNGDKKHFDKAASCKDIALSISEGLARAAVCAKVDGTLVDLSAVVDRDCEFEIVTLKDKEGLEVYRHTASHVLAQAVKAIFPTCKLAIGPTIENGFYYDIDFTTPISQEDLGKIEEEMKKIIKSNFALERFTLPRAEAIKLMTKYSEKYKVELIKDLPEDAEISFYKQGSFTDLCRGPHLPSTGKIKAFKLTSIAGAYWRGNEKNKMLTRIYGTAFAKKDEMDAYFTMLEEAKKRDHTKLGKELGLFALLNEGKGFPFFLPKGMVLKNLLIDYWRQLHLREGYVEVSTPVILNRSLWETSGHWDHYKDNMYTTKIDGEDCAIKPMNCPGGMLVYKLTPHSYKDLPIRMGELGLVHRHEKSGQLHGLMRVRCFTQDDAHIFMLPSQIKDEIKGVVKLINEVYTLFGFKYHVELSTRPADSMGTEEDWNKATEALSDALKDMNLPFVVNEGDGAFYGPKIDFHLEDSIGRTWQCGTIQLDFQMPQRFELEYTGEDGQKYRPIMIHRVVFGSIERFIGILIEHFAGKFPVWLAPVQVKILPVSDKSLGYARQLESEMRAQGIRVETDSRNEKIGYKIREAQLEKLPYMLIVGDKEREEGTVSVRKRDEGDIGALTKKDFIARVLQENADKTIF, via the coding sequence ATGGAAATCACATTGAAAAACGGAGACAAAAAACATTTCGACAAGGCGGCGTCCTGCAAGGATATCGCGCTTTCCATCAGCGAGGGGCTTGCCCGCGCGGCGGTCTGCGCGAAGGTGGACGGCACGCTCGTGGACCTGAGCGCCGTCGTCGATCGCGACTGCGAATTCGAGATCGTCACGCTCAAAGATAAAGAGGGGCTGGAAGTGTATCGTCACACTGCGTCGCATGTGCTCGCGCAGGCGGTCAAAGCGATCTTCCCTACCTGTAAACTTGCGATCGGGCCGACCATCGAAAACGGATTTTATTACGATATCGATTTTACCACGCCCATCTCGCAGGAGGACCTCGGCAAGATCGAAGAGGAAATGAAAAAGATCATCAAGAGCAATTTTGCCCTGGAACGCTTTACGCTGCCCCGCGCGGAGGCGATCAAACTCATGACCAAATATTCGGAAAAGTATAAGGTCGAACTCATTAAAGACCTTCCCGAGGACGCGGAGATCTCTTTCTACAAACAGGGGAGTTTCACCGACCTCTGCCGCGGGCCGCATCTTCCGAGCACGGGCAAGATCAAGGCGTTTAAACTCACCAGTATTGCGGGCGCTTACTGGCGCGGCAACGAAAAAAATAAAATGCTCACGCGTATCTACGGCACCGCTTTTGCGAAAAAGGACGAGATGGACGCGTATTTCACCATGCTGGAAGAGGCGAAGAAACGCGACCATACGAAACTCGGCAAAGAATTGGGACTGTTCGCGCTCCTGAACGAGGGGAAAGGCTTTCCTTTCTTTTTGCCCAAAGGCATGGTGCTGAAAAACCTTCTCATTGACTATTGGCGCCAACTGCACCTCCGCGAAGGATATGTGGAAGTGAGTACGCCCGTCATTCTGAACAGGAGCCTTTGGGAAACTTCCGGACATTGGGACCATTACAAGGACAATATGTACACCACGAAGATCGACGGGGAGGACTGCGCGATCAAACCGATGAACTGTCCCGGCGGTATGCTCGTATACAAACTTACGCCGCACAGTTATAAAGATCTTCCCATCCGCATGGGCGAACTCGGACTTGTGCACCGCCACGAAAAGAGCGGGCAGTTGCACGGGCTCATGCGCGTGCGCTGTTTCACGCAGGATGACGCGCATATTTTCATGCTGCCCTCCCAGATCAAGGACGAGATCAAGGGCGTAGTCAAACTCATCAACGAAGTTTATACGCTGTTCGGCTTTAAATATCATGTGGAATTGTCCACCCGTCCCGCGGACAGCATGGGTACGGAAGAAGACTGGAACAAGGCCACGGAGGCGCTTTCCGACGCGCTGAAAGACATGAATCTTCCCTTTGTCGTCAACGAGGGCGATGGCGCGTTCTACGGCCCGAAGATCGATTTCCATCTGGAAGATTCCATCGGCAGAACGTGGCAGTGCGGCACCATTCAGTTGGATTTCCAGATGCCGCAGCGTTTCGAACTCGAATACACGGGCGAGGACGGACAGAAATACCGCCCGATCATGATCCATCGCGTGGTGTTCGGTTCCATCGAACGTTTTATCGGGATTCTGATCGAGCATTTCGCGGGCAAGTTCCCCGTATGGCTCGCGCCCGTGCAGGTCAAGATTTTGCCCGTTTCCGACAAATCTCTCGGGTATGCCAGACAGTTGGAAAGCGAGATGCGCGCGCAGGGCATCCGCGTGGAGACCGACAGCCGCAACGAAAAAATCGGCTACAAGATCCGCGAGGCGCAGTTGGAAAAACTTCCGTATATGCTCATCGTGGGGGATAAAGAGCGCGAAGAGGGAACCGTTTCCGTGCGCAAGCGCGACGAAGGGGATATCGGCGCCCTCACAAAGAAAGACTTTATCGCGCGCGTTTTGCAGGAAAACGCCGATAAAACGATCTTTTAA
- the infC gene encoding translation initiation factor IF-3 → MNIKDQHQINSDIRDAEVRVIGGDGQQLGIMSSSAALRLAEESEMDLVKISPTANPPVCKIMDYGKFKFELAKKEKESRKNQKMVELKEVQLSMTIDTNDLNVKARQAQKFLDGGNKVKVAIKMRGRQNAHAVLGFEVMNKFFDILNGAVMDKKPAVEGRTITMFLSPSKQ, encoded by the coding sequence ATCAATATCAAAGACCAGCATCAAATCAACTCGGATATTCGCGACGCGGAAGTGAGAGTAATCGGTGGGGACGGGCAGCAGCTCGGTATCATGAGTTCTTCGGCTGCGCTCAGGCTTGCGGAGGAGAGCGAAATGGATTTAGTCAAGATCTCGCCTACGGCAAATCCGCCCGTATGCAAGATCATGGATTACGGCAAATTCAAGTTCGAACTCGCCAAAAAAGAAAAGGAATCGCGAAAAAATCAGAAGATGGTTGAACTGAAAGAAGTTCAACTTTCCATGACGATCGACACAAACGATTTGAATGTAAAGGCCCGCCAGGCGCAAAAGTTTTTGGACGGCGGAAACAAAGTGAAGGTTGCCATCAAAATGCGCGGCAGACAGAACGCGCACGCGGTACTCGGCTTTGAGGTTATGAATAAATTTTTCGACATCTTAAACGGCGCCGTTATGGACAAAAAACCCGCGGTAGAGGGAAGAACCATAACCATGTTTTTGTCGCCGTCTAAGCAATAA